In a single window of the Massilia oculi genome:
- the aceE gene encoding pyruvate dehydrogenase (acetyl-transferring), homodimeric type: MSAQLDQLTAQAANDPDAIETKEWLDALEAVIEHEGTERAHYLMERLVDLARRRGAHVPFSANTAYVNTIPAHLNQNSPGNLEYEERLRSWMRWNAMAMVVKANRADGDLGGHISSFASLANMLGTGFNHFWHAPTEDHGGDLLYIQGHSSPGIYARAFLEGRLSEEQLLNFRREVDGKGLSSYPHPKLMPDFWQFPTVSMGLGPLMAIYQARFLKYLHARGIAKTDNRKVWVFCGDGEMDEPESMGAIGMAARERLDNLVMVVNCNLQRLDGPVRGNGKIIQELEADFRGAGWNVVKVIWGSQWDPLLAQDKEGILQRVMMETVDGEYQNYKAKDGAYVRKHFFGKHPKLLEMVSKMSDDDIWRLTRGGHDPHKIYAAFKNAQENKGTPTVLLVKTVKGFGMGKSGEARNTAHQTKKLDDQAIRDMRDRFNIAIPDDKLADIPFFKPADDAPEMVYLHERRKALGGYLPQRREKADEQLTVPKLESFKGVLEPTAEGREISTTQSYVRVITSLLKDESIGQRIVPILVDESRTFGMEGLFRQIGIFNQQGQLYEPVDRDQVMYYREDKAGQILQEGINEAGGMSSWIAAATSYSSNNRTMIPFYTFYSMFGMQRVGDLVWLAGDIRARGFLMGGTAGRTTLNGEGLQHEDGHSHVIAATVPNCLPYDPTFGHEVAVIIQDGLRRMVEEQEDVFYYITIMNENYPHPGLKPGQEEGILKGMYLLQEGDKEASNRVQLIGCGTILRESMFAAELLKNDWGIAADVWSAPSLTLLARDGQDAERWNMVNPEQPQRVPYVTELMQNTSGPIVATTDYMRMFAEQIRAFMPKDRTYKVLGTDGFGRSDSRVKLREFFEVNRYYVTVAALRALADEGKIDRAIVSQAIAKYGIDQNKPNPVTQ; this comes from the coding sequence ATGTCAGCTCAACTCGACCAGTTGACCGCGCAAGCCGCCAATGATCCGGACGCGATCGAGACCAAGGAATGGCTCGATGCGCTGGAAGCGGTGATCGAACATGAAGGGACCGAACGCGCCCATTACCTGATGGAGCGCCTGGTGGACCTGGCGCGCCGCCGCGGCGCCCACGTTCCGTTCTCGGCCAATACCGCCTATGTGAACACCATCCCGGCCCACCTGAACCAGAATTCGCCGGGCAATCTCGAATACGAAGAGCGCCTGCGCTCGTGGATGCGCTGGAACGCGATGGCGATGGTCGTCAAGGCCAACCGCGCCGACGGCGACCTGGGCGGCCATATCTCGTCCTTCGCCTCGCTGGCGAACATGCTGGGCACCGGCTTCAACCACTTCTGGCACGCCCCGACCGAAGACCACGGCGGCGACCTGCTGTACATCCAGGGCCACTCGTCGCCCGGCATCTACGCGCGCGCCTTCCTCGAAGGGCGCCTCTCCGAAGAACAGCTGCTGAACTTCCGCCGCGAAGTCGACGGCAAGGGCCTGTCTTCGTACCCGCACCCGAAACTGATGCCGGACTTCTGGCAGTTCCCGACCGTGTCGATGGGCCTGGGTCCGCTGATGGCGATCTACCAGGCGCGCTTCCTGAAGTACCTGCACGCGCGCGGCATCGCCAAGACCGACAACCGCAAGGTCTGGGTCTTCTGCGGCGACGGCGAGATGGACGAGCCGGAATCGATGGGCGCGATCGGCATGGCCGCGCGCGAGCGGCTGGACAACCTGGTCATGGTCGTCAACTGCAACCTGCAGCGCCTGGACGGTCCGGTGCGCGGCAACGGCAAGATCATCCAGGAACTCGAGGCCGACTTCCGCGGCGCCGGCTGGAACGTCGTCAAGGTCATCTGGGGTTCGCAGTGGGATCCGCTGCTGGCCCAGGACAAGGAAGGCATCCTGCAGCGCGTGATGATGGAAACCGTCGACGGCGAATACCAGAACTACAAGGCCAAGGACGGCGCCTACGTGCGCAAGCACTTCTTCGGCAAGCATCCGAAGCTGCTCGAGATGGTCTCGAAGATGAGCGATGACGACATCTGGCGCCTGACCCGCGGCGGCCACGATCCGCACAAGATCTACGCCGCGTTCAAGAACGCGCAAGAGAACAAGGGCACGCCGACCGTCCTGCTGGTCAAGACCGTCAAGGGCTTCGGCATGGGCAAGTCGGGCGAGGCGCGCAACACCGCCCACCAGACCAAGAAGCTGGACGACCAGGCGATCCGCGACATGCGCGACCGCTTCAACATCGCCATCCCCGACGACAAGCTGGCCGACATCCCGTTCTTCAAGCCGGCCGACGACGCGCCCGAGATGGTGTACCTGCACGAGCGCCGCAAGGCCCTGGGCGGCTACCTGCCGCAGCGCCGCGAGAAGGCCGACGAGCAGCTGACCGTGCCGAAGCTCGAAAGCTTCAAGGGCGTGCTCGAGCCGACCGCGGAAGGCCGCGAGATCTCGACCACCCAGTCGTACGTGCGCGTGATCACCAGCCTGCTGAAGGACGAAAGCATCGGCCAGCGCATCGTGCCGATCCTGGTCGACGAATCGCGTACCTTCGGCATGGAAGGCCTGTTCCGCCAGATCGGCATCTTCAACCAGCAGGGCCAGTTGTACGAGCCGGTCGACCGCGACCAGGTGATGTACTACCGTGAAGACAAGGCAGGCCAGATCCTGCAAGAGGGCATCAACGAAGCGGGCGGCATGAGCTCGTGGATCGCGGCGGCGACTTCGTACTCGTCGAACAACCGCACGATGATCCCGTTCTACACCTTCTACTCGATGTTCGGCATGCAGCGCGTGGGCGACCTGGTCTGGCTGGCCGGCGACATCCGTGCGCGCGGCTTCCTGATGGGCGGCACCGCCGGCCGCACGACGCTGAACGGCGAAGGCCTGCAGCACGAAGATGGCCACAGCCACGTGATCGCCGCGACCGTGCCGAACTGCCTGCCGTATGACCCGACCTTCGGTCACGAAGTCGCCGTCATCATCCAGGACGGCCTGCGTCGCATGGTGGAAGAACAGGAAGACGTGTTCTACTACATCACCATCATGAACGAGAACTACCCGCATCCGGGCCTGAAGCCGGGCCAGGAAGAGGGCATCCTGAAGGGCATGTACCTGCTGCAGGAGGGTGACAAGGAAGCCTCGAACCGCGTCCAGCTGATCGGCTGCGGCACCATCCTGCGCGAATCGATGTTCGCCGCCGAGCTGCTGAAGAACGACTGGGGCATCGCCGCCGACGTGTGGTCGGCGCCTTCGCTGACCCTGCTGGCGCGCGACGGCCAGGACGCCGAGCGCTGGAACATGGTCAATCCGGAGCAGCCGCAGCGCGTGCCGTACGTGACCGAGCTGATGCAAAACACCAGCGGCCCGATCGTCGCGACCACCGACTACATGCGCATGTTCGCCGAGCAGATCCGCGCCTTCATGCCGAAGGACCGCACCTATAAAGTGCTGGGCACCGACGGCTTCGGCCGCTCGGATTCGCGCGTCAAGCTGCGCGAGTTCTTCGAAGTGAACCGCTACTACGTCACGGTCGCCGCCCTGCGCGCCCTGGCCGACGAAGGCAAGATCGACCGCGCCATCGTGTCGCAGGCGATCGCCAAGTACGGCATCGACCAGAACAAGCCGAATCCGGTGACCCAGTAA
- the aceF gene encoding dihydrolipoyllysine-residue acetyltransferase codes for MSVVEVKVPDIGDFKEVEVIELMVKPGDTIKVDQSLVTVESDKASMEIPSSHAGVVKEIKVNVGDKVAMGSLVLLLEEAGGAVEAPAAAPAAAPAAAEKPADKPAEAPAAAAPAASVGPVDVTVPDIGDFKEVEVIELMVKVGDTIKVDQSLITVESDKASMEIPSSHAGVVKELKVKVGDKVAKGSLVLVVEATGGAPAAAAPAAAPAPAPAPAAAPAAAPAQASAPAPAAAPAAAPGVTGSKAHASPSIRKFARELGVDLGRVPGTGPKGRITQQDVQNFVKGVMAAPAAAPAAAGGSGAGIGGINLLPWPSLDFSKFGPTETVPLSRIKKISGPNLHRNWVMIPHVTHFDEADVTDLEQFRVDSNAALAKQKSNVKLTMLAFVIKASVAALKKFPQFNASLSEDGAALITKQYYNIGFAADTPNGLVVPVVKDADKKTISQIATEMGELSGLAREGKLPPTAMQGATFTISSLGGIGGTNFTPIINAPELAILGLSKSAMKPVWDGSSFQPRLMLPMSLSYDHRVIDGAGAARFAAYLADVLADLRKTLL; via the coding sequence ATGAGCGTTGTGGAAGTCAAAGTCCCCGATATCGGCGACTTCAAGGAAGTCGAAGTCATCGAACTGATGGTCAAGCCGGGCGACACGATCAAGGTCGACCAGTCGCTGGTGACCGTCGAATCCGACAAGGCGAGCATGGAGATTCCATCGAGCCATGCCGGCGTAGTTAAAGAGATCAAGGTAAATGTCGGCGACAAGGTCGCCATGGGTTCGCTGGTGCTGCTGCTCGAGGAAGCCGGCGGCGCGGTCGAAGCGCCTGCCGCTGCGCCTGCAGCCGCACCTGCCGCCGCCGAAAAACCGGCTGACAAGCCTGCCGAAGCGCCGGCCGCTGCCGCCCCTGCGGCGTCGGTTGGCCCGGTCGACGTGACCGTACCGGACATCGGCGACTTCAAGGAAGTTGAAGTCATCGAACTGATGGTCAAGGTCGGCGACACGATCAAGGTCGACCAGTCGCTGATCACGGTTGAATCGGACAAGGCCAGCATGGAGATCCCGTCGAGCCATGCCGGCGTGGTGAAAGAACTGAAAGTGAAGGTCGGCGACAAGGTCGCCAAGGGCTCGCTTGTGCTGGTCGTGGAAGCGACTGGTGGCGCGCCTGCTGCCGCGGCTCCTGCTGCAGCGCCTGCACCTGCACCTGCACCTGCCGCAGCGCCCGCAGCCGCGCCGGCGCAAGCATCGGCGCCAGCACCTGCTGCTGCTCCAGCTGCAGCGCCAGGCGTGACCGGCTCGAAAGCCCACGCCTCGCCATCGATCCGCAAGTTCGCGCGCGAACTGGGCGTCGACCTGGGTCGCGTGCCGGGCACCGGCCCGAAAGGCCGCATCACCCAGCAGGACGTGCAGAACTTCGTCAAGGGCGTGATGGCTGCGCCGGCCGCGGCTCCAGCGGCTGCAGGCGGCTCGGGCGCCGGCATCGGCGGCATCAACCTGCTGCCATGGCCATCGCTCGACTTCTCGAAGTTCGGTCCGACCGAAACCGTGCCGCTGTCGCGCATCAAGAAGATCTCGGGCCCGAACCTGCACCGCAACTGGGTCATGATCCCGCACGTGACGCACTTCGACGAAGCCGACGTGACCGACCTGGAACAGTTCCGCGTCGATTCGAACGCCGCGCTGGCCAAGCAGAAATCGAACGTCAAGCTGACCATGCTGGCCTTCGTGATCAAGGCAAGCGTCGCGGCACTGAAGAAGTTCCCGCAATTTAACGCGTCGCTGTCGGAAGACGGCGCGGCCCTGATCACCAAGCAGTACTACAACATTGGCTTCGCGGCCGACACCCCGAACGGCCTGGTGGTCCCGGTCGTCAAGGATGCGGACAAGAAGACCATCTCGCAGATCGCCACCGAGATGGGCGAGCTGTCGGGCCTGGCGCGCGAAGGCAAATTGCCGCCGACCGCGATGCAGGGCGCGACCTTCACCATCTCGTCGCTGGGCGGCATCGGCGGCACCAACTTCACGCCGATCATCAACGCGCCGGAACTGGCGATCCTGGGCCTGTCCAAGTCGGCGATGAAGCCGGTTTGGGACGGATCAAGCTTCCAGCCGCGCCTGATGCTGCCGATGTCGCTGTCGTACGACCACCGCGTGATCGACGGCGCCGGCGCCGCGCGCTTCGCCGCGTACCTGGCCGACGTGCTGGCCGACCTGCGCAAGACCCTTCTGTGA